CTATTTTTTCGATCCTCTCAACTTCTGCCTCCCCATCTGCCGGGATATTCACAATTAGCTTTGATAAATTCTTCTAAAGTAAATTGCTCATTTGTATTATGCCATCTGATAGTTGCGGTTTTATTAAAATAAGAGCATATTTTTTCGGCATCTTGTTCCGCAATGGCTTTCCAAAATTTTTTTATATCCAAATGTGTTTTCTCCTTAATAGTTACTGTATCTTTTCATTTGCTTTTTTGAAATTTTTCATTGTTGACAATAAAGCGTTCATGAGTGCCTTCGACGATTAAGCCTATTTTGTCATAAACCTTTACCGAAAAGATACGGTTTTTTCCATTCTATGTCGTCTGTAAGTTCACTTTTACAATATACCTTAACATTGCCTATATCTTTAATATCGGATTTAATAATAACTCATCAAACATCGGATGATAAAGTACTGTATCATCAATCTTCAAAATACTTGTAATTTTATTACCTGCATCTTTTGAAGAACCTCCGCAATGATATATTGCTTCATTTTTTGTGTTATAATCTATTGCAATATATCTATCATGATATTTACCCTTTGTCTTTTGAAAGGAAAGAGAAATATTAGGATACTCAATTTTAAAATCCTTTAAAATTGAAGTAGTCAACATAGTACGATGTTTAATATTATCAGTAAAAATTTTTATAGTGATACTTTCCTTTGCTTCTCTTAATAATTCTAAAGTTTTTAATCCTATGTAGTTATCCACTACGTAAACAGTATGCTTAGCCGATTTATATATTTTTTGATAGGCTATATCAGCTTCTATTTTCTTTCCGTCCATAATCAAAAAGTGTTTATAGGTATCGGGATCGATAAAATTATCCATGACCTTTTTTAGCTCTTCTTTCGTAGCCATTTGTGATTTTATTTCAGATATATTTTTAGTGTTTTGATTTGTTTGTATTGCTATTTGTACCAGTTCCTTAGAGCTTATAAAATCTTGGTTTTCAATTAGATAGTCTTTCATTTGCTTAAACATTCTTATTAAAGCCTTGCTTTGTTTTATTGCAAGGTCTCCTTTTAATACTGTCATAAGCATATAAATACCTTGTTCCGTAAAGGCATAAGGATTATATTTGATATTGCTTCCTCTTCCCGTTATTTTGTTCAAGGTCGCAAAATGCGACCTTGAAAGTATCTGTACTTCTTCATTGGTTAATTGAAACATAAAATCATCTTCGAATTTCTCGATATTTCTTTTGACTTGCTCATTAAACCTTTTTGTTTCATATCCATATATTTCAGCAAGGTGGAAGTCAAGCATCACCTTTTGTCCTCGTATAGTGTAAATTTTTTCTTTAATTATTTTTTGATTTACTACAATCGGTTCTTTTTGTAATTTTGCCATATTAACATCCTATAAATTATAGATAAATAGTGAGGTCGAATTTATGTCAAACTGTTTATAATATCCTCTTTATTTGGTATTTTATATTATAAGTTTTAATTTTTCAAGCAGTTGAGAGTTCCCAATCCTTTATAAATTCCATTTATAATCCAAAGTATGATTATTCCTGTCAGTTTAATATTAATGATACTGAGCCAAATAATCATCGCTGCCGGTATAATTAGATTTGCCGTCATTTCCGGTATAAATGTGCCAGTGTTTTTTCAACATCTTCTATGCGGTCTGTCATTATTGTTTTTAATTTCCCGCTGGAGTTTTTATTAAAATATCCCATGGATACTCTAATAAATTTATCGCAAACTGCACATCTTATATCTTTTAGTGTTAAATATGCTGCCTTGTGTGATATGAGCGTGGAAAAATTTAAAAAAATCACATTTGCTGTTTTGCATATTATTACTAAGACTAAAGCAATCAATGTATTTTTATCGCTTGCTCCTCTAAAAATATCGGCTGCTATTATGCCTATAAAAGAATAAGATAATAATTCACATAACACGGAAAATGAACTTAATAAAACCGATAAAAAATATTTTTTCTTATACGGTTTTATAAACTCTTTCATCTCTTTAAAAAAGCTGTAATTTTTTTCAGATTTCATTTTTCACTCTTTACTAATCAATGGATTTTTCTAAAATATGTTTTTTTACTATTTTTTGTCCTATATAAGCTCCGATTATTGCAGAAAAAATTACTAAAATTAATAAAATCAGTGCTCCCCATGAAGAAATTAATTTTCCTGCTTTTGTAATATTTCCTATCAGTTCTTGTTCGCTCATCTTATCCAGAGTCTTATTTAATGCAATTGTATAAGGATAAATTACACTCCCTATAGATGCAAGTGCTTGTTGAATTACATAGCTTATTCCGATATACTTTAAATTTCCATATCCTTTTTTATAGAGTAATAATTCGGCTATTAAACCGGAGAGGATAAACATTAAAATATAAGGCGGATAAAATGAAATAATGCCTTGAATAAAAGAATAGATTATAAATGCTCCTCTTTTTTTTACCTTTGCTCCAATAACATAAAAAACTACTCCTTGTAATAGGGAGTATAGTACGGGCGTTAAAAGAATGGTGATTGGTGTTGCATACATAAATGTACCCAATGAAAATATCAAAATATTGCATAATGATAATAATGTAACTGTGATAACGTCCTTCACTTTTAATTTGTCGTTGTTCATCTTGAATCTCCTTTTTATTTTAAAAATATATTTATAACTGAAACTGAAGCTAAGACTATCATCACAAAATAATCTTGTACTCCGAATTTCAATCCAATATATGAAGTTTTTTTATTTTTCATACTTATGCCCCTTGTTTCTGCAGAAGCGGATAATGTTTCTGCTATTCTTATTACTCTAAATATAATTGAAGTAATAAGAGCTTCGCAATGCAAAAAAGTTTTTTTTAATATGTTTTTTTCTTCGTAATTTTTTCTGTTCTTTATTGATTGTTTTAGTAATTTAAAATCATTATTAAGTACCGGAAAAAATCGAAACGAAACGGAAAGAATCAGTATCAACCTTTCCGGTACTCTGATTTTTCTTAAACAT
The DNA window shown above is from Treponema denticola and carries:
- a CDS encoding thioesterase, FlK family, which translates into the protein MFSVKVYDKIGLIVEGTHERFIVNNEKFQKSK
- a CDS encoding ORF6N domain-containing protein — protein: MAKLQKEPIVVNQKIIKEKIYTIRGQKVMLDFHLAEIYGYETKRFNEQVKRNIEKFEDDFMFQLTNEEVQILSRSHFATLNKITGRGSNIKYNPYAFTEQGIYMLMTVLKGDLAIKQSKALIRMFKQMKDYLIENQDFISSKELVQIAIQTNQNTKNISEIKSQMATKEELKKVMDNFIDPDTYKHFLIMDGKKIEADIAYQKIYKSAKHTVYVVDNYIGLKTLELLREAKESITIKIFTDNIKHRTMLTTSILKDFKIEYPNISLSFQKTKGKYHDRYIAIDYNTKNEAIYHCGGSSKDAGNKITSILKIDDTVLYHPMFDELLLNPILKI
- a CDS encoding ABC transporter transmembrane domain-containing protein, producing the protein MKSEKNYSFFKEMKEFIKPYKKKYFLSVLLSSFSVLCELLSYSFIGIIAADIFRGASDKNTLIALVLVIICKTANVIFLNFSTLISHKAAYLTLKDIRCAVCDKFIRVSMGYFNKNSSGKLKTIMTDRIEDVEKTLAHLYRK
- a CDS encoding MptD family putative ECF transporter S component codes for the protein MNNDKLKVKDVITVTLLSLCNILIFSLGTFMYATPITILLTPVLYSLLQGVVFYVIGAKVKKRGAFIIYSFIQGIISFYPPYILMFILSGLIAELLLYKKGYGNLKYIGISYVIQQALASIGSVIYPYTIALNKTLDKMSEQELIGNITKAGKLISSWGALILLILVIFSAIIGAYIGQKIVKKHILEKSID